The DNA segment tttcagaattttccacagtttattgtgatccacacagtcaaaggctttggcatagtcaataaagcagaaatagatgtttttctggaactctcttgctttttccatgatccagcagatgttggcaatttggtctcgggttcctctgccttttctaaaaccagcttgaacatcaggaagttcacagttcatgtattgctgaagcctgtcttggagaattttgagcattactttactagcatgtgagatgagtgcaattgtgcagtagtttgaagattctttggcattgcctttctttgggattggaatgaaaactgacctttttcagtcctgtggccactgctgagttttccaaatttgccggcatattgagtgcagcactttcacagcatcatcttttaggatttgaaatagcccaatggaattccattacctcccctagctttgttcatagtgatgcttcctacgactcacttgacttcacattccaggatttctggctctaggtgagcgatcacaccattgtgattatctgggtcatgaagatctttttgtacagttctgtgtattcttgccacctcttctgatgAAATGTGTCcaatggagaagtgaatggcaaaccacttaagtattcttgccttgagaaccccataaacagtatgaaaaggcaaaaacataggacactgaaagatgaattccccaatgtttatagcagctttattacCAACCACCCCAGGCTAGAAACAACTCCAGTGCTCATCAACAACATACTTCAAAAAGACCTGGAAGTTCCTCCAGGAAGATAAGTGGTGGCATCTTATTTAATCGAGGCATACTTTCAGAGCCTCCCTCTGGGAAGAGAGGGGATCCACAGACTTTGGCCAGCAGTGTTAGTTACAGCAGGGATCCCCAACCTCTAGGATCTAATACCTGGTGATGTGAGTTGGAACTgattaacagaaataaagtacacaataaacaTAATGCCCTTGAATCATCTCAAAACAATCCCCTGAtgccagtctgtggaaaaatggtCTTTCATTGAAATGGTCTCTGGTACCAAAAAGGTTAAAGATACAGAACCtgtgtgggctccaaaatcactgcagatggtgactgcagccatgaaattaaaagatgcttgctccttggaagcaaagttatgaccaacctagatagcatattaaaaagccaagacattactttgccaacaaaggtccatctagtcaaagctatggtttttccagtagtcatgtatggatgtgatagttggactataaagaaagctaagcaccaatgaattgatgcttttgaactgtggtgttggagaagactcttgagagtcccttggattgcagggagatcaaaccagtcaattctaaagaaaatcaaccctgaatattcactggaaggattgatgctgaagctgaagctccagtactctggctacTGTATGAGAAAAACTGATTCATGgggaagaccctgatactgggaaagattgcaggaaggaggagaaggggatgacaggagatgagatggttggatgctatcactgacttgatgggcatgagtttgagcaatgtctgggagttggtaatggagagggaagcctggcatgctgcagtccatggggtcacaaagaatcggatacaactgagctactgaactaaatacagagtgaagtaaaaaaaaagaaacattgtatttttatatacagaatctggaaaaatggtactgatgaatctgtttgcagggcagcaatataGATACAACAGAAACTTGGGAACACAATGGggtaaggagagggtgggacaaaatGAGTAGCATTGGAACATACATggctgtatgtaaaatagatagccagagGGTATTTGCTGtaggacacagggagctcaaaccggtgctctgtgacaacctagagaggtgggatggggtgggggctggaagggaggggacatatgtatacctctggctgattcatgttgatgtatggcagaaaccaacacaacattataaagtaattatcctccaattaaaaataaaggttggggactgctgagtCCTTTGGATAGGATGTCTACATAGGGGAAAAATGAATTATTGtgactttctctgtctttttctaaTTGTCTTAAAAACTAAACTGGGAAATTACTTGTTGGTTCTAGCTCAAACCAAAGCCTCTTCTGAGCAAGTTACTTCCAACTGATCAATCCATGATCTGATGCTGCTTTTTAGGCATTGTCCTAAGACATTAGTTTTTGAAGTGTGATGCTTGAATAGAAAGCTAAGTATCACCTGAGGAATGGTTACAAATGCAAGTTCATAAGCCTCAGCCCAGACCCACTTAATGATTAATGTTAGGCCACTGCAGTTTAGGGAGATTTTAAGGCACAACAGATAAGACAAATAGTCTTTAAACTTCTTTGAAGATGTCAAAGTCTGGGAGTGGGGATAGTAATCTGTTTATACCAACTCTCCTTTGACCCTGATGCACACTGAAGTCAGAATACTGATGGTCTAGGAGATTCATGACTAGTCTAAACTAGTTCTTCCTTAGtttggttttctggaagagttctgTTTTACACCCTCATAAGTTTGTAAATATGTCTGCTAAGCCTGAGATATTTTTGTAGGTTCTGCTTGAGTTGTTAACCAACTAGGAAGTTCTACTGAGATGTTCTATTCAGAAGATGGAAGGGCTGAAGAAGAGATTACAAGTTGAAAGGAGGGGAGGCCAACAGCAGATGAGCTAGTCTAAAGAGATTACTTGTCAAATGAGGAGCTGAGGAGACTAGTAGTGCAATCTGGTTTTATTAACACATTTGGGCTGAGCAGCTCATCTCCATTTCCTAATGGCCAGGTAGGACACGAGCAAGGCTCCAACGATAAAGACTCCAGATAGGCCAGCTACCCACAAAGCTTGAGAGTCTACAGGAGACCCTGCAGGATGGAAACGTAGCTTAGTATGCTGAAGCCAAGTGATGTTACATCCTAATAAAGACTGCTAGTCTTGAGCTATAGGGGGAGAAAAAGCTAGGTAATTCCTTTTGAGGTTCATATTGACCAAACCAGTAAGGAATTAAGAAGTAGGGATGCGCAAGTAGCTTTGGTTTGACCAGTGGTTCAGATATCATTCTCCTTACACTCACTTGAGTATTTGTGGAGCTTTTCTGAAGAGTCTTGAATGGCTTGGAGTAGAATCAAAGGACCCTTGCTAGAAATGCTAGCCATGTTGTTCTGAAAATGGATGTCAGAGCTTCTTCTTCCTGTTGGAGAGAGGAGTTAAGGATTTGTTAGTTTTGTACATATGAGTGGTTGTGGAGTACTAAAACAGGACTAGGTCCCTTGTCACAGACAGTTCTGTTCCATTAAGTTTTTCTCCAAGAAAAACCTTAATGCATTAGACACAAAGTCTCAGACTTGCTCATTTGTATTAATGCTAGCAGTTTCAGAGAAATTATGATTTTAGACTATCCCCAAACTGTCATCCTTCCTAAGTACAGGTACTTGAATAGTAATGTCTTAATACTGAGACCCTATGATATAAAGGCACCTGGTAACAGTAACAGCAAAGCTCTGTTTGAATCCTATTTCTATTGCTAATTATAGGGTCTCTGTACTTCTCAAAAATTTTAGATATcttaagtatatataaatatataattgcaGTTAGATGTTGAGTATTTAGTTTACTAAATGATAGTTCTGAATAGTAGTATATGAGTTTTTCTTCCTACCAGAACAGGCTTAAACCTTCAGGGgtcatgctgtgctgtgtttagtcactcagtcgtgtctagctctttgtgacccccatggatgtagtccaccatgctcctgtgtccatggggattctccaggccagaatactggagtggtttgctaagacctcctccaggggatcttcccaacccagggatcattaAGAGTTATGACTCCCAATTAATTCAGGAGCCAGGTAAGTGTTGTGGGATCAGGTAGAATATGACTGTATGAGCACTGGGCCTGACCAATTAACACATACTAAGTCTGCAATCCTATGCCATCTATAAGTCTTGAGGCCATGTTGCCAGACCTGCCAACATTTATATCTGATAAATAAAAGCCTACATGTATATCTGATACCACAGAAGTGTTTTATTAGATTATAGGCTGTGAACCCACTTGACTCCCTGCTAAGTAAAATTTTATACGGAGAAAAACTAAGGCTGAAAGTTATAAATATAAGCTATTAATCCTGAAATATTTAGAAGCCTGGAACTCTAGGACACTAGTTGTATTTCTGTTCTATTGCATCATGAAAGTACTTAAAGAAGCCTCGTTAATTAGATGAATCTTCAGTTTGATTCATGCGCCACAGACTAAAGGTTAGCACTGGACTCCAAATAACACTTCACTCTGGCTTCTGGCATAGACAGGTTGGATACTTACGTCTGGCAGGACAGAGTGTCACACAGGATGGTGTCCCAGCAGGCTGGCAGACTGATGCACTGCAGTGCAGATACACCTGGGAACCAAAAGAATTGGGATCATGGGTCTAGCACATCCTAAGTCTTCAAACCTGCTTTCTCTCTCCCAGGAAGAAGTCAAAGAATTATCAGAAAATTGATAAACCAAACTGACATCACAGAAGCACTATGATACCAGACTCTAGTTGACCCATGTCACATGCCACAGGCATCCCTTGATTGCTCTGAGGCAATACCAAAAGCCAATGTTACAGGGCCACCTCAGCTGAAAAGTGGTACTGTGTGGAAACATTTGAGTTGGGGGATTTAGAGCCCAGCTGAAGAGCACAGGAGGCAGCATCATACCGGTCCCTTGAGGGCCTGCTTTGCCACTGAGTCCACAAAGCTGAAGGTGGAAATGCTGAAGCGCTGGtagtgagaaggaaatggcaggtcTGAGGCTTCCCAGACAGGGATCAGTTTTGTCTGATAGTTGTCTCCCGTGTAGGGGCACCTAAGCAAGGATATCCAGCAGTCAAGATGGGCTTCTTGGAGGGATGGTAACACAGGTGAAGGGAAGACACTCACCCATTCACCAACAAGGGCCACTGGGGCTGGAGCAGGGCATCTGCGCTGGGTGTTGCCCAACACTGGTCCAGGCGCAGCTTGAGACTGGGGTCTGTTCTCTGATGGATGGAGACTTCCACATAGATGGCATCCCGAAGCAACTTCACCACTGGGTAGTCACTAGCCGTGTAGTAGGAGCGATAGCGTTTATCTGCAACAGGCCAAAACAAGTTGAAGCAGTAAAGAGCTTGGAACCTCTAGGTGGCTTGGGATAAACCATCACCCACATAAATGCCTTTGAAAGGAATAATATCTTGTTACCAAGTTAGAGTCTTCCTGCCCAGAAGATGACTTAGACTACCCAGAGGCCAGACAGTCTACCCAAGAGGGTCATACCTTTGGCAATCTTAAGTTCCAGAGTGAGGTTTCCAGGCTGGGTCTCAGGAAGGGGTGGTGGGAGAGTAAGAACCTGGACATTAACTGGGAGAGCATTGCTACTTGCAGAGTAGCTACAACTGACTTGGAGCctgcagaaaaataaagattttagctACTATCTTCAGTGGGTAGACCATGTCACCTCTTTAAGGTTTGAGGAATCATTTTTAAGTATCAGGTGTTAGAACAAGTTTATAAACAAGTGGGGTTTGGTTCTGGCCTTGTGAAAGCTATCATTGGGGAGACCAATAGGTAAACAAGATCCATGTTAGAGAGTTTGATAtaaccctgagccaccagggaagcacagactATTATATATTGAATCAataaacaaagtcctactgtataggacaggagtctattcaatatcctgccataaaccataatggaaatatGAAAAAGATGTGTAACTGAAGTcactttgtacagcagaaattaacacattataaatcaactatacttcagtagattttaaaagatagataTAGCTCTATGATAAACAGGTGTGTTCTCTGGAGGCGGTAGTCAGGGAAGATGTGGCAGGTAATTTGATgagggaaaaatggaaagcagTAACTGAGAGGTAGAGGAAAGAAGGGTAAAGTATGGAAgcaagaagtctggggtcccttGAATACTCTATGGAAGCACAATCTGAGGTTAGGGAACAGTTAGGGAAGGACTGAGAACATCGGGAAAGTTTTGGCTGAAGAAGTAGCAGCAGTTTCATGCAGGACCCTGCAAGTTATGTTCATAATAAAGTTTAAGCTCtggaagacaaagagaaaactaAGTATACTAGCtaaggtttttaaaaagattcatttTACTACAGCTTAGATATTGGAGGTAGAAGGAAGAGACTAGAGAAACAAAGATCCAGTGAAACGAAATTGAAGTCAGGTCGAGTCTGAGGCTTAGATCAAGTCGGTGGTAATAATGCAGGGCTACTAGATCAAATAATGGTCTGTGAGATTGGATAGTCAAGGCAATAGAGATTCTGCCATGAGGAAGATGGTTGTTTATGGTTATTTATGAATGTTTTCTCTAGAACTCCTGTTTATGGAGGGAAATTCAGGCATTCTGGTCAAGCAAGGTCAGATTAACTAAGACCTTTACCTGAAGGTACTGTCTCGGGTAATAGAACCACGACTCCAAGTTCTCACATCCCGAGCTGCAACCAGCTCATTTTCATATACCGCCTGCTTTCCAGTGATCTGCAAGGGCAGGTAAAGAATTCCTGTCACTCCTGCAAGCCAGATGCTGCTTCACTCAATTTTGCTTTCATCCAGCACTCAGAAAGGATGCCCATTGACTAGTAGGGAAATTATCACTTCATCTTACTTTCAGGGCAAAGGAACAGGAAGGGGCTTTGAGTAATGAAGCCAGAAATACTACTTATCTCAGCTGATTTCCCTGGTCCTTTCCCAGGGCTGTGTGGTGGGAGGAACCTGTTATTTGTTCTTCTACACCTTGGTAATGGGGGCTAGCCCCTCACTAGCGGGCAGGTGGGATGACTTAGCCAAGTACCCAGCAGAGGTTTTTGCTTTCTCAGTAATGAAGGCCCCTCTGTCCTAGAGGCCATCCTACATGACAAGCAGTAAGTCAGGTATATTCTTCACAGCTAAGCTAGTCCAGTTCTCCCCCAATCACGAAGGCATTCCTGACCAACTTAAACAGAGCCCAGGGTCAGCTCCTCTCACCTGTTTTGTAGTACCACAGGTAGTAAATGGAAACCGGAACAGAACAAAAGTGTGTGTTGCCATCACGGGTTTACATTCACTGTCATTCCTGAAGGCCAAGTGTACAGAATTCAAGAGCAGTGGGGGCGAGGTCACATTCCGGGACACAGCAATAGAGAAGTGGCCATCTTGGGTACAGTGTGAAGTCACTGAAACACCAGAGCAACTGTGCTGAAGGCAGGTCACCTCAAGTGATTGATCCAGCCAGACAAGAGTCTAAAAAttatagtttcattattttaaattcccCACCCTCCTCTTCTCCAGCTAGAAAAGCTGGCATTCTAGGTAATGACCTTGAAGGAGGTTCAGCCATCCAGAGTTTAGCTGGGGCTTTGGATGGGCACTTGGATTTGAATCTTGCCTCCACTACTTACTGTGTATTTAACCTCCTTGTATCAGCTTCACCTGTAGAATGAAGATAGCCATACCTGCTGTTTCACTCATCAGCTAGGATTAAGAGCTTAGAATTATGTAGCATCTTGTTTCATGAAGGTCATTTTTACGTGAGAAAGACTTGGAGCATGATTTGAGACAGTGTTCTTTTGAAATAAGGCTCATCTTCTGAAATAAAGTTCTTTACACACAATCAGCCACCAGATTATCTTTCTTGAAACTGGCTAAGTTTCTATCAATTAACATCCTGCACATAGACTTAGCTTCCTGAGTTCATTGAATGTTATTTGCTTTCTGTTGGGTTCTAGGAGAATATGCAATGGAAGACTGTAGAAAGCTGGGTCACTGAAGGTCAAGTGTTCTAAGGAGGTACTAACTTATACATTAACCTTTggtcatctttcagtatttgccTTCTGGATGGGGGGTGAAGGAGATAACCTTCCTTTGGGTTTAGTTAATGGTAATTACAGGCACTCTTCAGCTAATTTCAAAAACATAGTGACTCACCTGTGTTTCCATAGTAACAGGAAATGACCTCTTCAGAGTTGTAGCAGCAGCCTAGCTGTTTGCAGTCTCCTTGAGTGATGGGTGAAGGAGCACATGGCAGTCTGTCCCACACTGGGACAGAGTCACAAAGGCCAGCATTTGGGACATCTAGGATAGATATTGAAGAGTAACTTGAACTAGGTAACAAAGTCTAGTCTTTAGGAGATCTTTTCATTAAGAAACATTAAGTTCCCATAGATATCCATGGGATTGGAAGAGATATTTACATACTAGAAATTAAGTCTGGATTATAAAGATCACTACTTGGTTACCTTATAAGAGTGCCCTGAAATGAGTACTCTTTGGAAGAGGAAATACGAACAAGATTGGTAGAAGCGGTGAGACTTTATTAAAGAATTCTTCcttctgttctttaaaaagtaCTTAGTGTACTCTAAATTACCATCATTTTGAAATGCAGTTCAGTAAGCAGGGAGTGGGGCCTACGATTATGTATTTTATCAGTATTACTCCACTGGGTGATCACATAACAATGCAGATGTGAAGAATTGTAGGTTCAACTCTTGGGACCTCCCTGGGAGGCCAGTTAAGActgtgtgcttccactgcaagggttttgggtttgatctctggttgggacctaagatcccacatgctgcacagtatggttaaaagtttaaaaacagaagtttgactctttatgactgaGGTAGGGCTCTTGGGGGGCAAGGCAAGATTCACTGGAGTTGAGCTGGCATTGTACCTTCCTGTTAATCACCCAGTTAAATACCAAGTTAAGCAGTCGAGTAGCCCCAGCTGAAGGGACTGAGCCCTATTCTCAACAGAGTCTGCTTCTTGAAGGCGTTTGCTGAGTCTCCTTCCAGACCCTTCAAGAAGGCGATCTCTGGTCCTGGGATAACTCTTGgttgaatctcagctctgccacctaCCAGTGAGGGGTGCTTGGAAAGCTCCCTGCTGGGGCTAGCAATAGCGCTAGGTTGGGATTACAGGTAACATGTGAAGTACCCTTCAAAGTTCCTGAGCCCCAAGTAATCGCTCAGGTGGTGTTTATCCTAGGGTCGCCTGTGAAGGGCTGGAACACAGTTCTCGATGGGTGCCTGGTATCACTGCACAGAATGGGTAGAAGATACCCAAGGACACATTTCAGGCAGCTCCACACCACCCAGAACCCAGAAGTATCCAGCCCTTACCTGGGAGATTCACAGGGCACTTGAACAGCTTTGTCTCTATAACTGCTGCAGATCCGCTCACACCTGCTCTTTCAATTCCAACAGTCATGATGTAGTAGGAGTCCTGGAGAGACAGGCCCATGAAGTCAGCCTGGATGGTGGCAGAAGCATCTCAGCCTTCCTAAGGACAGGTCATACTTACCCACTCAGTGACATAGCAGCCACTGTAGGAGGCTTCCCCCACCAGGGAGCGGCCAGGGCCCTCACTGACCCAGGTGCCACAGTCCGAGTCATTCTGCAGGCTGTGTGGCAGCCCATGGTTATCTAGGAGTGCGGATGGGGAAGAAAACACATATGGTCAGTCATCCCTGTCACCAGTGCTGGGGAGGGACAGCCAGCTTTGCCTTAGACTCAAGAGCAGCTGCCAAGAAAGGAGAAACAAGAGGGAAATCAGGTTCAGAGTGAAGTTATACTTCAGATTACTTCTATAGAGAAGCAGCAGAGTTTAGCAAAGGTAGGGAGGCATTTGAACAGGAAACAGAGGCCAATTTTACACAGTAGAGGAGACATGCCATTGCCTAACTCAGGCTTCAAACTTACCCCATGCTACTAGTGCAGGAGGAGTCTCCGTCTCCTGACTGAGAGGGTTTATGGTGAATTGAAAGCTCCTTAGCCCACAGCGTAGTTCGTCAGGATACTCAGGTACCTCGGACTGATGCTGGCTATTCAGACCAAGAGACAATAGAAAACAGAGCCAGACAAAttgcagcagcagccacatggTGCTGCTAGGAGTCTTACTGACTACTTTTCTGGTCCTACACTTCCTTtcccaagagcctgtgctccccccAAGCCCCTTAAAATACAGAGGGAAAGCTGGTTTCAGGTGCATGTCTGTGTAGTATGCAGGTGGGGCTCCTTTGGAAAGGGTGATTCCTCCAGCATCACTCACTTTAGGCCACAGTCTTCAGCTGCACCACTTGAATATTGAAATCAGGCAGTCTTCAGAGCCCAGGAACAATGTGGTGCTTTTTAGCTAAAATAGGTTTCCTCACAGATACTTAGTGTAGCACTTATCTTACTAGCTTAATGACCTTCCTTTAGAATCTTGCATATTTGGGTATAGCTCTGACACTTATGAGTTGTATGAACTGGTGAGTCACCACCTCTCAGaaactcagtcttctcatctgtaaattgggactATCTCCCAGCAGGAGAGGGCATCACAGGTGTTGCAGGGATACAGgattcacctaccaatgcaggagacacaggaaatgcaggttagatccttgggccgggaagacccccctggaataggaaatagcagcccactctagtattttggcctggaaaactccacagacaaaggagcctggcaggctacagtccgtggggtcataaaaaaccagacacaactgattgaGCACTCACACACTTGGCAGGAATGTT comes from the Bubalus kerabau isolate K-KA32 ecotype Philippines breed swamp buffalo chromosome 1, PCC_UOA_SB_1v2, whole genome shotgun sequence genome and includes:
- the ZP4 gene encoding zona pellucida sperm-binding protein 4 isoform X1, which produces MWLLLQFVWLCFLLSLGLNSQHQSEVPEYPDELRCGLRSFQFTINPLSQETETPPALVAWDNHGLPHSLQNDSDCGTWVSEGPGRSLVGEASYSGCYVTEWDSYYIMTVGIERAGVSGSAAVIETKLFKCPVNLPDVPNAGLCDSVPVWDRLPCAPSPITQGDCKQLGCCYNSEEVISCYYGNTVTSHCTQDGHFSIAVSRNVTSPPLLLNSVHLAFRNDSECKPVMATHTFVLFRFPFTTCGTTKQITGKQAVYENELVAARDVRTWSRGSITRDSTFRLQVSCSYSASSNALPVNVQVLTLPPPLPETQPGNLTLELKIAKDKRYRSYYTASDYPVVKLLRDAIYVEVSIHQRTDPSLKLRLDQCWATPSADALLQPQWPLLVNGCPYTGDNYQTKLIPVWEASDLPFPSHYQRFSISTFSFVDSVAKQALKGPVYLHCSASVCQPAGTPSCVTLCPARRRRSSDIHFQNNMASISSKGPLILLQAIQDSSEKLHKYSRSPVDSQALWVAGLSGVFIVGALLVSYLAIRKWR
- the ZP4 gene encoding zona pellucida sperm-binding protein 4 isoform X2, with amino-acid sequence MWLLLQFVWLCFLLSLGLNSQHQSEVPEYPDELRCGLRSFQFTINPLSQETETPPALVAWDNHGLPHSLQNDSDCGTWVSEGPGRSLVGEASYSGCYVTEWDSYYIMTVGIERAGVSGSAAVIETKLFKCPVNLPDVPNAGLCDSVPVWDRLPCAPSPITQGDCKQLGCCYNSEEVISCYYGNTVTSHCTQDGHFSIAVSRNVTSPPLLLNSVHLAFRNDSECKPVMATHTFVLFRFPFTTCGTTKQITGKQAVYENELVAARDVRTWSRGSITRDSTFRLQVSCSYSASSNALPVNVQVLTLPPPLPETQPGNLTLELKIAKDKRYRSYYTASDYPVVKLLRDAIYVEVSIHQRTDPSLKLRLDQCWATPSADALLQPQWPLLVNGCPYTGDNYQTKLIPVWEASDLPFPSHYQRFSISTFSFVDSVAKQALKGPVYLHCSASVCQPAGTPSCVTLCPARRRRSSDIHFQNNMASISSKGPLILLQAIQDSSEKLHKYSTQD